The following proteins come from a genomic window of Planctomycetota bacterium:
- a CDS encoding sugar phosphate isomerase/epimerase, with protein MIALSTAWYPRSDPRPEAALEAIARMGFQAVEIGIADAMPFSLKRIQAAVAKTGLRVVSVHNVCAERSLDGSNRRGDWLASTDAERRREGVEATLESIANARALGASAVVLHLGSLPIEAKWEKQALLDKLSRGGAAEAERLGVSRSEIVAEREFLVAPRFEAVCRSVEELLARSSDIRLGLECRLGWHELPNVKEVGELLHRFPDPRVGYWHDVGHAVIQDFLGLADQYEWLRRYGARTIGVHLHDVREGSRDHYPPGLGEVDFRRVLKLVPREALRVMEISAGFIEEEVALGRRRLEELGSCS; from the coding sequence GTGATTGCACTGTCCACAGCGTGGTACCCTCGCAGTGACCCCCGGCCCGAAGCCGCCCTGGAGGCGATTGCCCGCATGGGCTTCCAGGCGGTTGAGATCGGCATCGCGGATGCGATGCCCTTCAGCCTGAAGAGGATTCAGGCCGCCGTTGCGAAGACGGGGCTGAGAGTTGTCAGCGTCCATAACGTCTGTGCGGAGCGGAGCCTCGATGGCTCGAACCGACGCGGCGACTGGCTGGCGTCTACCGACGCCGAGCGGCGGCGCGAAGGGGTGGAAGCCACGCTGGAGAGCATCGCCAACGCCAGGGCGCTAGGCGCGTCCGCAGTGGTCTTGCACCTGGGCTCGCTGCCCATCGAGGCGAAGTGGGAGAAGCAGGCGCTGCTGGACAAGCTGAGCCGCGGCGGCGCCGCAGAGGCCGAGCGCCTCGGAGTCTCCCGCTCCGAGATCGTGGCCGAGCGCGAGTTCCTGGTCGCGCCCCGTTTCGAGGCGGTGTGCCGCAGCGTTGAGGAATTACTGGCGCGCTCGTCCGACATCCGCCTTGGGCTCGAGTGCCGCCTGGGCTGGCACGAACTGCCCAACGTGAAGGAGGTCGGAGAACTCCTCCACAGGTTCCCTGACCCACGCGTCGGCTACTGGCACGATGTCGGCCACGCCGTGATTCAGGATTTCCTCGGGCTCGCCGACCAGTATGAATGGCTCCGACGATACGGCGCACGGACGATTGGAGTCCACCTGCACGACGTTCGCGAAGGCAGCCGCGACCATTATCCGCCGGGCCTGGGCGAGGTGGATTTCCGGCGCGTGCTCAAGCTCGTGCCGCGCGAGGCGTTGCGGGTGATGGAGATCAGCGCCGGCTTCATCGAGGAAGAGGTGGCCCTGGGCAGACGGCGTCTCGAGGAGCTCGGCTCTTGCAGTTGA
- a CDS encoding Maf family nucleotide pyrophosphatase: MQLRRSKLILASASPRRRQLLAQLGYTFEVVPPEVDESVDPALAPARQAEALAVRKAESVAPRVGDAVILAADTLVACEGRVIGKPADEAQAREFLRWLTTHRHAVITGVCVLDTVHGTRQVAHDITWVRMTPMTEAELDGYIASCGWRDKAGAYAIQEGGDRFIQSIEGSETNVIGLPTELVEKLVPRLFGEHLRKLRRDTVAQHRGLLLTEDDLAVPDSLARSLGRQAAPLEVEIGPGKDDFTLRAAKASPVTCFLAVERVRERVDSLCRKIERAKLSNVRVYFGDAGAAIAGLLKPGSVQAFHIHFPDPWPKRRHARHRLIQPATARQLAERLRPGGTLTVITDDRPYAEQILACLGAVPCLVNRVGPGQWATELPGYHQSVYERKRRAAGCVIYYLLFAKAASSEERERP, translated from the coding sequence TTGCAGTTGAGGCGCTCGAAACTGATCCTGGCCTCGGCCTCGCCCAGGCGGCGGCAGCTCCTGGCGCAGTTGGGGTACACGTTCGAAGTTGTGCCGCCCGAGGTGGACGAGTCGGTGGACCCCGCGCTCGCGCCGGCCCGCCAGGCCGAGGCATTGGCCGTGCGCAAGGCTGAATCGGTCGCCCCACGGGTCGGTGACGCCGTGATCCTGGCCGCCGATACCCTGGTCGCCTGCGAAGGCCGTGTGATCGGCAAGCCTGCGGATGAGGCCCAAGCCCGCGAGTTTCTTCGGTGGCTCACCACCCATCGCCACGCGGTTATCACCGGCGTGTGCGTGCTCGACACGGTTCACGGCACGCGGCAGGTGGCGCATGACATCACCTGGGTTCGAATGACGCCTATGACAGAGGCCGAACTGGACGGGTACATTGCCAGTTGTGGCTGGCGGGACAAGGCCGGAGCCTACGCCATCCAGGAAGGCGGCGACCGATTCATCCAGTCCATCGAGGGCAGCGAGACCAATGTCATTGGGCTGCCGACGGAACTGGTTGAGAAGCTAGTGCCGCGCCTCTTCGGAGAACATCTGCGGAAGCTGCGTCGGGACACCGTCGCCCAACACCGCGGCTTGCTCCTCACCGAGGACGACCTTGCGGTGCCAGACTCCCTCGCCCGGAGCCTGGGCCGGCAAGCCGCGCCGTTGGAGGTGGAGATCGGTCCGGGGAAGGACGACTTCACCCTTCGGGCGGCCAAGGCATCGCCTGTGACGTGTTTCCTCGCCGTGGAGCGAGTGCGGGAGAGGGTGGACTCCCTTTGCCGCAAGATCGAGCGGGCGAAGCTGAGCAACGTGCGCGTGTACTTCGGCGACGCTGGAGCCGCGATTGCCGGGCTGCTCAAGCCGGGCAGCGTCCAGGCCTTCCACATACACTTCCCTGATCCGTGGCCGAAGCGCCGCCACGCACGGCATCGCCTGATACAGCCGGCAACGGCGCGGCAGCTTGCCGAACGACTTCGCCCCGGGGGCACGCTGACCGTGATCACGGACGACAGGCCCTATGCCGAGCAGATCCTGGCTTGCCTGGGGGCTGTCCCCTGCCTCGTCAACCGGGTGGGGCCAGGCCAATGGGCCACCGAACTGCCTGGCTACCACCAGAGCGTGTACGAACGCAAGAGACGCGCGGCAGGCTGCGTGATATACTACTTGCTGTTTGCCAAGGCAGCGTCTTCCGAAGAGCGAGAGCGCCCGTGA
- the ilvD gene encoding dihydroxy-acid dehydratase: MRSDILVQGLEAAPHRALLHSCGLRREDFGKPLIGLASSATDLIPGHMHLPRLERAIEKGIHAAGGIAMKFQVAGICDGISMGHSGMHYSLPSRELIADMIESIMLAHSLDGMVLLTNCDKITPGMLMAAARLDVPSIVVTGGPMLSGIRRMRHLDLVHDVFEAMGRRKKGEIDDAELAALELEACPGAGACAGLYTANTMACCTEALGMSLPYCGTALAVSSEKDRIAYASGERIVALVRKGITARQIITKQAIENALKVDVALGGSTNACLHIPAIAHEAGVNVPFQAIDDISRATPTITKIRPAGDHFMEDLHYAGGIPAVLKQLGSRMHDCATVSGLTTRQIARKAEVYDESVIRPVKQAYRAEGSLVVLWGNLAPEGCVVKQTAVAPEAMCMTGTAQVFDDEEAAMKAILAGKIQKGMMVVIRYEGPKGGPGMREMLHPTSALAGMGLLTGVALITDGRFSGGTRGPCVGHVSPEAAAGGPIALVKTGDKITVDIPGRRIELHVPKAELARRKKAWKAPKPKITTGWLTRYAHLVTSGAQGAVLRDPSQDQ, encoded by the coding sequence ATGCGAAGCGACATATTGGTCCAGGGCCTGGAGGCGGCGCCGCACCGGGCGCTGCTCCACAGTTGCGGGCTCCGGCGCGAGGACTTCGGCAAGCCTCTGATCGGCCTCGCTTCGAGCGCCACCGACCTGATCCCAGGTCATATGCACCTTCCGCGACTCGAGCGCGCCATCGAGAAAGGCATCCATGCCGCCGGCGGCATTGCCATGAAGTTTCAGGTGGCGGGCATCTGCGACGGCATTTCGATGGGCCACAGCGGCATGCACTACTCGCTGCCCTCGCGCGAGTTGATCGCCGACATGATCGAGAGCATCATGCTTGCCCATTCCCTCGACGGCATGGTGCTGCTCACCAACTGCGACAAGATCACGCCTGGGATGTTGATGGCCGCCGCTCGGCTGGATGTTCCGTCCATCGTTGTCACTGGCGGGCCGATGCTCTCGGGCATCCGGCGGATGCGCCACCTGGACCTCGTGCACGATGTGTTCGAGGCGATGGGGCGCCGAAAGAAGGGCGAGATTGACGACGCGGAGCTGGCCGCACTGGAGCTCGAGGCCTGCCCTGGCGCGGGCGCGTGCGCCGGCCTCTACACGGCGAACACCATGGCGTGCTGCACCGAGGCCCTGGGCATGTCGTTGCCCTACTGCGGCACGGCGCTCGCCGTGTCGTCGGAAAAGGACCGGATCGCGTACGCCAGCGGCGAGCGGATTGTCGCGCTGGTGCGCAAGGGAATCACCGCCCGCCAGATCATCACGAAGCAGGCCATCGAGAACGCCCTGAAGGTGGATGTGGCGCTGGGCGGCTCCACGAACGCCTGCCTCCACATTCCGGCCATCGCCCACGAGGCCGGGGTGAACGTGCCGTTCCAGGCGATTGACGACATCAGCCGCGCCACCCCCACCATCACCAAGATTCGCCCGGCCGGCGACCACTTCATGGAAGACCTGCATTACGCGGGCGGCATCCCCGCGGTGCTCAAGCAGCTTGGTTCCCGCATGCACGACTGCGCGACCGTGAGCGGCCTGACCACGCGCCAGATCGCCCGCAAGGCCGAGGTCTACGATGAGAGCGTCATCCGCCCGGTGAAGCAGGCCTACCGAGCCGAGGGCAGCCTCGTCGTGCTCTGGGGCAATCTGGCGCCAGAAGGCTGCGTCGTCAAGCAGACCGCCGTGGCGCCCGAGGCCATGTGCATGACGGGCACCGCACAGGTCTTCGACGACGAGGAGGCCGCCATGAAGGCGATCCTCGCTGGGAAGATTCAGAAGGGCATGATGGTCGTCATCCGCTACGAGGGCCCCAAGGGGGGGCCCGGCATGCGCGAGATGCTGCATCCCACTTCGGCGCTCGCCGGCATGGGGCTGCTGACCGGCGTGGCGCTGATCACAGACGGGCGCTTCTCCGGCGGCACCCGCGGGCCGTGCGTGGGACACGTCTCGCCCGAGGCGGCGGCGGGCGGGCCCATCGCGCTGGTGAAGACAGGCGACAAGATCACCGTGGACATTCCGGGCCGCCGAATCGAGCTTCACGTGCCCAAGGCTGAACTGGCCCGCCGCAAGAAGGCATGGAAGGCTCCGAAGCCCAAGATCACGACCGGCTGGCTCACCCGCTATGCGCACCTGGTGACGTCGGGCGCGCAGGGCGCGGTGCTACGTGACCCCAGCCAGGACCAGTGA
- the pyk gene encoding pyruvate kinase, whose amino-acid sequence MRTKIVATLGPASETPELIGALLEGGVDVFRLNFSHGSHDEHAARVAHIRRAARRIGANVCILQDLQGPKIRTGRLKGGKAVMLEAGRRLTITTRSLMGDADCVSTTYRALPRDVRRGDRILLDDGLLELRVVGKTREAVHCEVAVGGPLGQHKGINLLGVLVSAPAMTAKDRRDLAFGLQLGVDAIALSFVRRAADVQAARRAIRRAGCDTPIVAKIEQPEAVDDLSAILDASDGVMVARGDLGVEMPPERVPVLQKRIIREANQWGKPVIVATQMLDSMIRNPRPTRAEASDVANAIFDGTDAVMLSGETAVGAYPVEAVRMMSRIAEEAETVFRPVRSAPEDERPLSVPAAMADAAVRAAEDIRAAAIVVFTLSGATARLVAQRRPSCRIHAFCPVPAQCRRLALVWGVEAHAAAMAHSTDALVATADRQLRHLGAVRRGDVIVLVGGATPLPGATNSLKVLRV is encoded by the coding sequence ATGCGCACCAAGATCGTCGCCACACTGGGTCCTGCGAGTGAGACGCCCGAGCTCATCGGTGCGCTCCTCGAGGGCGGAGTGGATGTGTTCCGGCTCAACTTCTCGCATGGCTCACACGACGAGCATGCCGCGCGCGTGGCGCATATCCGCCGAGCGGCGAGGCGGATCGGCGCCAATGTGTGCATCCTTCAGGACCTTCAGGGGCCGAAGATTCGCACGGGGCGGCTCAAGGGCGGCAAGGCCGTAATGCTGGAGGCCGGGCGGCGCCTGACCATCACCACCAGAAGCCTGATGGGAGACGCGGACTGCGTGTCCACGACGTACAGGGCGTTGCCCCGGGATGTTCGCCGCGGCGACCGCATCCTGCTGGACGACGGCCTCCTGGAGCTGAGGGTCGTGGGCAAGACCCGGGAGGCGGTGCACTGCGAGGTTGCCGTCGGCGGTCCGCTGGGGCAGCACAAGGGGATCAACCTGCTGGGCGTGCTCGTGAGTGCGCCGGCGATGACCGCCAAGGACCGGCGCGACCTCGCCTTCGGCCTCCAGCTCGGAGTAGACGCGATCGCCCTGTCGTTTGTGCGCCGTGCGGCGGACGTGCAGGCGGCGCGCCGCGCGATCCGCCGCGCGGGCTGCGACACGCCGATCGTGGCCAAGATCGAGCAGCCGGAGGCGGTTGACGATCTATCCGCCATTCTCGACGCATCCGACGGCGTGATGGTGGCGCGGGGCGACCTCGGGGTGGAGATGCCGCCCGAGCGCGTGCCTGTGCTCCAGAAGCGCATCATCCGCGAGGCCAACCAGTGGGGCAAGCCCGTGATCGTGGCGACGCAGATGCTGGACTCGATGATCCGGAACCCGCGCCCGACGCGGGCCGAGGCATCCGATGTGGCGAATGCCATCTTCGATGGGACGGATGCGGTGATGCTCTCTGGGGAGACGGCCGTGGGCGCCTACCCGGTGGAGGCGGTGCGCATGATGTCGCGCATTGCCGAGGAGGCCGAGACCGTGTTCCGCCCTGTGCGCTCGGCGCCGGAGGATGAGCGGCCGCTCTCGGTGCCGGCCGCGATGGCGGATGCCGCCGTGCGTGCGGCGGAAGACATCCGCGCCGCCGCTATCGTGGTGTTCACGCTGTCTGGCGCGACGGCGCGCCTGGTGGCGCAGCGGCGCCCCTCGTGCCGCATCCACGCCTTCTGCCCTGTGCCGGCGCAGTGCCGACGCCTGGCCCTTGTGTGGGGGGTGGAGGCTCACGCCGCCGCCATGGCGCACAGCACCGACGCGCTGGTGGCCACGGCCGACCGGCAGTTGCGCCACCTGGGCGCTGTGAGGCGGGGGGACGTGATCGTGCTGGTGGGCGGGGCCACCCCGCTGCCGGGCGCTACGAACTCGCTGAAGGTGCTGCGCGTGTGA
- a CDS encoding LptA/OstA family protein — MGRIAVLGLLIALPYGSAFAAAIEPPAPPTAAATEQGERLQVWADRIVYQSDTGNFVFTGKVLVLKGALRVDCTQMDGKVDPKTRQFISIVATGDVRLSTVDTIKVGPSTERPATTSDAPDAWRALCSHADYDLKVGKIVMTAAEGKPRPQLWRASGNGEADTIIFLPDKGEYELIGNPVIRGEIPTGPPKPARRVESPKSKQEPKGKEESGTKPAPPEAKQP; from the coding sequence ATGGGTCGAATTGCCGTTCTCGGGTTGCTGATTGCGCTGCCGTACGGCTCGGCGTTCGCAGCGGCCATCGAGCCGCCCGCGCCTCCGACCGCTGCTGCCACGGAACAGGGCGAGCGCCTTCAGGTGTGGGCAGACCGCATCGTCTACCAATCCGACACAGGCAACTTCGTCTTCACGGGCAAGGTTCTCGTGCTCAAGGGCGCCCTGCGGGTGGACTGCACCCAGATGGACGGCAAGGTGGACCCGAAGACTCGCCAGTTCATCAGCATTGTCGCCACGGGGGACGTTCGCCTCTCGACCGTGGACACCATCAAGGTCGGCCCCTCGACCGAGCGCCCGGCCACCACGAGCGATGCGCCCGACGCCTGGCGCGCGCTCTGCTCCCACGCCGACTACGATCTCAAGGTGGGCAAGATCGTGATGACGGCCGCCGAGGGCAAGCCGCGCCCTCAGCTCTGGCGCGCCTCAGGCAACGGAGAGGCCGACACCATCATCTTCCTCCCCGACAAGGGCGAGTACGAACTGATCGGCAATCCCGTCATCCGCGGCGAAATCCCCACAGGCCCCCCCAAGCCTGCCAGGCGGGTGGAGTCACCCAAGTCGAAGCAGGAACCCAAGGGCAAGGAAGAGTCCGGCACGAAGCCCGCCCCTCCCGAAGCCAAGCAGCCCTGA
- a CDS encoding prepilin-type N-terminal cleavage/methylation domain-containing protein, whose protein sequence is MNARCHRSRTARGFTLVELLVSVGLTALLMWGILQLYTSATRFSATMFTEAELVSGGRAVLDRLCHELGSAATLDVGYFKILNDASTSLDRIQFVAPVGADGEMVHVAYFVDSDGMLYRLALPPDNAGAPALSGPPIDPDTYKSSTYCSSLGVRVQQMDVKYISYSSPTGTPSDASLSLTSASADPHLPRAVLVELKLADNRGTISMVISCGAQLGGSGT, encoded by the coding sequence ATGAACGCGCGATGCCATCGCTCCCGGACCGCCCGAGGCTTCACGCTGGTGGAACTGCTCGTCTCCGTGGGCCTCACCGCCCTCCTGATGTGGGGCATCCTCCAGCTCTACACCTCGGCCACCCGCTTCTCGGCCACCATGTTCACCGAGGCCGAGCTCGTCTCCGGCGGCCGCGCCGTGCTCGACCGCTTGTGCCACGAGCTGGGCAGCGCCGCCACCCTCGATGTCGGCTACTTCAAAATCCTCAACGACGCCTCCACCTCGCTCGACCGAATCCAGTTCGTCGCCCCCGTGGGCGCAGACGGCGAGATGGTGCACGTGGCCTATTTCGTGGACAGCGATGGCATGCTCTACCGCCTCGCCCTGCCGCCCGACAACGCGGGCGCTCCGGCCCTCAGCGGCCCCCCCATTGACCCCGACACCTACAAGTCCAGCACCTATTGCAGCTCCCTGGGCGTGCGCGTGCAGCAGATGGACGTCAAGTACATCAGCTACTCATCGCCCACCGGCACGCCCAGTGATGCGAGCCTCAGCCTCACAAGTGCCTCTGCCGACCCGCATCTGCCCCGCGCGGTGCTCGTCGAACTGAAACTCGCCGACAACCGCGGCACGATCTCCATGGTGATCTCCTGCGGAGCACAACTGGGCGGCAGCGGCACGTGA
- a CDS encoding prepilin-type N-terminal cleavage/methylation domain-containing protein — translation MFRSPLHPRGRHGVTLIEVVISIFVLSVGIVGILSLFPTGYRLTRKSVERSIAALAARHAVARVYGCLNNIKAPDLALEPLSKVPETLRTGTIKAVNTNSLQCAVMGGQSPKWSTNCNASLAGYFIVMTTGSAEGHLYPITSSTDDVVNVGSGVRFNVTPTEKEYEQVRVGDCFAIIGIKNASATQCYPARFLGGSVNAVSDPVKGADPEKDETRTMPVATYGDSTQPKDQWRYSYGCILSAPAAERPEMCRLDVFVYSGFPYRAPAGDYPDPSVVNSQVIGRYVTYIPVGKKP, via the coding sequence ATGTTCCGCAGTCCGCTCCACCCCCGAGGCCGCCACGGCGTCACGCTCATCGAGGTCGTCATCTCCATCTTCGTCCTCAGCGTGGGCATCGTGGGCATCCTGTCGCTCTTCCCCACAGGGTACCGCCTCACCCGCAAGTCGGTCGAGCGCAGCATCGCCGCCCTGGCCGCACGGCACGCGGTGGCGCGGGTCTACGGCTGCCTCAACAACATCAAGGCGCCCGACCTGGCCCTCGAGCCCCTCTCGAAAGTGCCCGAGACTCTCCGCACCGGCACCATCAAAGCCGTCAACACCAACAGCCTCCAGTGCGCCGTCATGGGCGGCCAGAGCCCGAAGTGGAGCACCAACTGCAACGCCAGCCTCGCCGGCTACTTCATCGTCATGACCACCGGCTCCGCCGAGGGGCACCTCTACCCCATCACCAGCAGCACCGACGACGTCGTGAACGTCGGCAGCGGGGTCCGATTCAACGTCACCCCCACCGAGAAAGAATACGAGCAGGTGCGTGTGGGCGACTGCTTCGCCATCATCGGCATCAAGAACGCCTCCGCCACCCAGTGCTACCCCGCCAGGTTCCTCGGCGGCAGCGTCAACGCCGTATCCGACCCCGTCAAGGGCGCCGACCCCGAGAAAGATGAGACGCGGACCATGCCCGTGGCCACCTACGGCGACTCGACCCAGCCCAAGGACCAGTGGCGCTACTCGTATGGCTGCATCCTGAGCGCTCCCGCCGCCGAGCGCCCCGAAATGTGCCGCCTCGACGTCTTCGTCTACAGCGGCTTCCCGTACCGCGCGCCTGCTGGCGACTACCCCGACCCCTCGGTCGTCAATTCCCAGGTGATCGGCCGCTACGTCACCTACATTCCGGTGGGGAAGAAGCCGTAA
- a CDS encoding GspH/FimT family pseudopilin, with the protein MSANSRSSHPPVRQGIRPGGFTLVELLASIGIIVFILSISILAVGPALRSASTKDAARRFRAALDSARVQAIQQRRAVRFEATRIKANPEQWAVASNVGSPQFEWYQLPEFVAVRTNAGNAEWTTEITGLSITFANDATIRAVTYSEGTTTTSLNSNQLTSQFLIRFHTLREASADEINLGACFIEVTPITGVLRSFGSDEADPDDLPKTK; encoded by the coding sequence ATGTCAGCCAATAGCCGCTCCTCCCATCCTCCGGTCCGCCAGGGGATTCGGCCTGGCGGCTTCACCCTCGTCGAGCTCCTCGCGAGCATCGGGATCATCGTGTTCATCCTCTCGATCTCGATCCTGGCCGTGGGCCCGGCGCTTCGTTCGGCCAGCACCAAGGATGCCGCGCGCCGCTTCCGCGCCGCGCTCGACTCGGCCCGCGTCCAGGCCATCCAGCAGCGGCGCGCCGTGCGCTTCGAGGCCACCCGCATCAAGGCCAACCCCGAGCAATGGGCGGTCGCCTCCAACGTAGGCTCGCCCCAGTTCGAGTGGTACCAGCTCCCCGAGTTCGTCGCGGTCCGCACCAATGCCGGCAACGCGGAATGGACGACGGAGATCACCGGCCTGAGCATCACCTTCGCCAACGACGCCACCATCCGGGCGGTCACCTACTCAGAAGGCACCACCACAACATCCCTCAACTCGAATCAACTGACGAGCCAGTTCCTCATTCGCTTCCACACGTTGCGCGAAGCCAGCGCCGACGAGATCAACCTGGGCGCCTGCTTCATCGAGGTCACCCCCATCACAGGCGTCCTCCGCTCCTTTGGCTCGGACGAGGCCGATCCCGACGACCTGCCGAAGACCAAGTAG
- a CDS encoding prepilin-type N-terminal cleavage/methylation domain-containing protein: protein MSAPRGHSRPPALHGRRVRNGFSMAEMLIVMAIMTVLAATLIVLVPGIRTSAMRKAAGADIQRISMVLVEFKEDMGFFPLKPYAPANPDNPAQSDYMDYVLFKSLTDKDYSPSGSGTARGWGRARDDWEFLRGDSKTRQQIVDPWGVPYYYIPSTCYLLGVRINDSTDYTPLKDGTKPLPNYFGTTNFWDDTKGPTGTARLYPKDDYYKPGAGLSVFYNPTTFQMHSKGPDQKTDYYSDNDYATDPTSVNRTIIDACDRGLDPDDINNFGGSNVSQ from the coding sequence ATGAGTGCACCCCGCGGCCATTCGCGCCCCCCTGCCCTTCACGGCCGCCGCGTCCGCAACGGCTTCAGCATGGCCGAGATGCTCATCGTCATGGCCATCATGACCGTCCTCGCCGCCACCCTCATCGTGCTCGTGCCCGGTATTCGCACCAGCGCGATGCGCAAGGCCGCCGGCGCCGACATTCAGCGAATCTCCATGGTCCTCGTCGAATTCAAGGAAGACATGGGCTTCTTCCCCCTCAAGCCCTACGCCCCAGCCAACCCCGACAACCCGGCGCAGAGCGACTACATGGACTACGTCCTCTTCAAGTCCCTCACCGACAAGGACTACAGCCCCAGCGGCTCGGGCACTGCCAGGGGCTGGGGACGGGCCCGCGACGACTGGGAATTCCTCCGCGGCGACTCCAAGACCCGCCAGCAGATCGTGGACCCCTGGGGCGTGCCCTACTACTACATCCCGTCCACCTGCTACCTCCTTGGCGTCCGCATCAACGACTCCACCGACTACACGCCCCTCAAGGACGGCACCAAGCCCCTGCCCAACTACTTCGGCACCACGAACTTCTGGGACGACACCAAAGGCCCCACCGGCACCGCCCGCCTGTATCCCAAGGACGACTACTACAAACCCGGCGCCGGCCTGAGCGTCTTCTACAACCCCACCACCTTCCAGATGCACTCCAAAGGCCCCGACCAGAAGACCGACTACTACAGCGATAACGACTATGCGACCGACCCGACCAGCGTCAACCGCACGATCATTGACGCCTGCGACCGCGGCCTGGACCCCGACGACATCAATAACTTCGGAGGCAGCAATGTCAGCCAATAG
- a CDS encoding prepilin-type N-terminal cleavage/methylation domain-containing protein codes for MRSTAAISRFAGTRRPLHGFTLIEVLVVISVIAILVALLFPGVRAALWSSKSQTSRITLAQFSVAIELFKDMRGYYPVGSDFANRTVVSQLGDLLKVRESSFIDTDNDRIRDAVVDAWGRPFIYTRYVADITKAPQQNPGQSNGENGVQPINNPRTFDLFSCGAFAELVVGSPNNAKKYQTDALVNDGKKYTHDGERVKQGAKETGDINRYIGNW; via the coding sequence ATGCGTAGCACAGCCGCCATCTCCCGGTTCGCGGGCACCCGCCGCCCCTTGCACGGCTTCACCCTCATCGAGGTGCTGGTGGTCATCAGCGTCATCGCCATCCTCGTCGCCCTCCTCTTCCCCGGCGTGCGAGCCGCCCTCTGGTCGTCGAAGTCCCAGACCTCGCGCATCACCCTTGCACAATTCAGCGTCGCCATTGAACTCTTCAAGGACATGCGTGGCTACTACCCCGTGGGCAGCGACTTCGCGAACCGCACGGTGGTCTCCCAGCTCGGCGACCTGCTCAAGGTGCGCGAGAGCTCGTTCATTGACACCGACAACGACCGCATCCGCGACGCCGTGGTGGACGCCTGGGGCCGCCCCTTCATCTACACCCGCTACGTCGCCGACATCACGAAGGCCCCCCAGCAGAACCCCGGCCAGAGCAACGGCGAGAACGGCGTCCAGCCGATCAACAACCCGAGAACATTCGACCTCTTCTCCTGCGGGGCGTTCGCCGAACTCGTCGTCGGCAGCCCGAACAATGCCAAGAAGTACCAGACCGACGCCCTCGTCAACGACGGCAAGAAGTACACCCACGACGGCGAGCGGGTGAAGCAGGGCGCCAAGGAGACCGGCGACATCAACCGGTATATTGGCAACTGGTAG
- a CDS encoding prepilin-type N-terminal cleavage/methylation domain-containing protein, with translation MRTRTVHRPLTRGFTLIELLVVMGIIAVLASMLLPAMFAVSQQTKVSNTEALLKRVAVALDTYHKAYAYYPPDFINQGKPVVNLQGTLGGTPPTYTVIPAITNVYPAEALYYYLCHRYLSREHPMLTLRLAIEASDVQSNGFPEIVDSWGRPILYNRRAFPAVPDTEYNFAGNPKHNAETYDLYSVGPDGQTGAGKDLPEFGPTTMALFCTRAMDNADDGNQEDDICNWKK, from the coding sequence ATGCGAACCCGCACCGTTCACCGACCCTTGACGCGCGGCTTCACGCTGATCGAGCTGCTGGTGGTGATGGGCATCATCGCCGTCCTGGCCAGCATGCTCCTCCCGGCCATGTTCGCCGTCTCCCAGCAGACCAAGGTGTCGAACACCGAGGCCCTTCTCAAGCGCGTCGCCGTCGCCCTCGACACCTATCACAAAGCCTACGCGTACTACCCGCCCGACTTCATCAACCAGGGCAAGCCCGTCGTGAACCTTCAGGGCACGCTCGGCGGCACCCCGCCCACGTACACCGTGATCCCCGCAATCACCAACGTCTACCCCGCCGAAGCCCTCTACTACTACCTCTGTCACCGCTACCTCAGCCGCGAGCATCCCATGCTCACCCTGCGCCTCGCCATCGAGGCGAGCGACGTTCAATCGAACGGCTTCCCCGAGATCGTGGACAGTTGGGGCCGCCCCATCCTCTACAATCGCCGAGCCTTCCCTGCCGTCCCCGACACCGAGTACAACTTCGCCGGCAACCCCAAGCACAACGCCGAAACCTACGACCTCTACTCGGTCGGCCCCGACGGCCAGACCGGGGCGGGCAAGGACCTTCCCGAATTCGGCCCGACCACCATGGCGCTCTTCTGCACAAGGGCCATGGATAACGCCGACGACGGCAACCAGGAAGACGACATCTGCAATTGGAAGAAATGA